ACGATGAAACGATGCCCGTGGTTTTTATATCATTGATCTTTCTCACCAACTCCACATGTTTATCCTTGAGCATTTTAAGTTCCTGCACCTCTTTCAGCTTCTCCGCCATCTCGCGGACCTGCGGATCAGGAATCTCGTTGATAGGTATCGTCGATTCTTTTGCGATCTTAATCAGGTTGAAACTCTGCTGGGATATGAGGATCGCGGGGAATAGGGCGATGGAGAAAAAATCGAGTATCAGGAAGGCCATGAATGCGACACGGAGCGCGACATCTTTGATATGCATATTCCTGATATTCTGGTTGGTGATCTGGAGGTTGAGGTAGCTCTGATTGGCGAAACCGATCAGGTCGTAGATAGATTTATCATATGCGCTTTTATCGAATATGGAAAGGAAATCGTCATGCGTCGCGGGGAGGGTGAGAATATTCAACGAATCGAACAGGGATTCGCTGATATCGGCGCTGACCATTTCATGCTTGGAAATCACAATGATACGTTCGAGGAACGCTATGCGTTTTTTGATGAACGACGCGTAATACTCGACGATATTTCTAAGCGTAATCTGGTTGATATTCTGGAAGTCGCCGATATAGTGGGCGAAATTGATAATCTTATTCTTCAGGATGATAATCAGTTCGATCGAGTGGTCGCAGATATAAACATACCCGACCGCGTTTTCGCTGCCACCGAGTTTGATAGCGCTCAGGATATTGATCGGGAGATAGGAAATATCTTCCACTATGATATTCAATCCCCGGAAAGTCGAGAGGTATTTATCGATTTCGTCTTTTTTAGCGATAACCGCCATAATATTCCAAACTTTTTTGCCGTCCTCGACAACCTCTGAAATAGTTTTGTACGAGAAGTAGGCTTCCTCAAGCGGTAGCGGAATATTCCTTTCAATCTCCCAGAGTACGGCGGATTCGATTTTGCTTTTCGGTATCCCGGGGAACGAGAAAAATAACGGGATGATCGATGTGCTGGAGAGGGTCAGATTGATCCTGCGAATTTTATGCGTGGTGTTTTTTTCGAGAAACCGTTCGATAATGAAAGAAAACTGGTCGACATCGTATACTTTTTCGCTTTTTATCGAGATGATGCGAAAGTAGACGAGAAATTTTATCGCTTCAATAATGCGGATTTCCTCGTTGCCGATATCGATGATAACTTTCAGGATTCCCAAGTATTCCAAGATCATCCGAATTAGTTTACTCAGCATAGAATTTCCTACTATTTCTTTTTATAGCCCAATACAAATAAACGTGTAATTTTACCGTATGCAAATTCAATGGTCAGCCGGAAACCCTTCCGTCCGCCGGTCTCGACAACCTCGCCGGCGATGCTGGTCGCGCTGTCGATCTTAAACAGCCGGGTGTTCAGCAGTTTCCCGTCTTTATAATCGGCAAACAAGACGGACTTTTCTTTTAATACCAGCTGCATCGTCTTATCGTCGAATGTATCGATCAAGTATATCTGATTCGTCGTGTTCTTGATATTATAAGAGTTTTTAAAAGTATTATCAAGTAGTTTTGTCAATATCACGGCGGATGTTTTGGAATTATCTCCTCCCGTGATCCTGTCCATGATTTTTATACTGGTAGTCAGCAAATTGACAATCGTAACCATCGACAACGAGAACACCGTCAGCGTGACCAGCATCTCGATGAGAGTAAACGCCTTACGTCTGCGGGGCATCACTTGATCCTATTCATAAATACTTCCGAGAAAGTAGTTTCCACCCAGTAGGACTTGGGCTTCATATTCGACCCCTCGCGTTTAATCAGCATCTCGATACCGACATACACCAGCAGGGGATTGAGACGTTCCACCTTCTTATTGACAAGCATCGTAATCTGATCGTCGATCTTCGTCTCTTTCGCGCGGAACTTGACCGGGAAAACCTGCGCGTAATAAAGATTCGATAACTCGGAGTTGTCGAATAGGGCGGTCTTCAGGTCGGGGGCTAGATAAACCTGCGCGAGATAATTGTTCGCCTGACTGACCGCGCTTTCGGTGATACGGTCATACTGGATCAATGAAGACATACTCGCGTATATCGACAAGACCGTTAAAATGGTAACGGAGATAATCGACAGAGAAACAAGCGTCTCGATAAGAGTAAAGCCTCTGAAACGTTTCTTATTAAATATTTCCTTCACTGACGATATCATCCTGTGTTTTCATCTTTTTATCGGGTCCGGCTGAGATAATTTTAACCGAATAGCTACCCGGCTGGTATTCCAGAAGGTAATCGGAGCCCCAGATATCAGTCATCAGTTCTTTCTGGATGATATTCGCGCGGTAAAGTTCTTCGACAGTCTGCGGCGGCGAACCGAAATCGGACTTATAGGTAACGATCGCGACATTGATGTTTTTCATCTCGATCTCGACATTCTTTTTGTTCGTCATTTCCTGCATCTTGCCGTAGGACACCATACCGACAGCCATCAGGATACCGATAATAGTCAGGACGATCAGCATCTCTAATAGGGTAAACGCCTCCAAACGGGGCGAACCTTCGTGTTTTTTCATAGAATCCTCCACAAAACTCATTTCATTAATATTATAATACATTTTCAGAAAAATTCTACCTATTTTTTCATTATTAATAATTTAATATTGACAAATCCGGGTAAATAGAGGAAAATAGAAAATCGGGGGAAAACCGTGAAGCATATTCGCCTTCTCGCGCTCATCATTTTTTTTATTATACCGGCATACAGCGAATCCGCGGAGACAACATCGGCGGGCTTTGCCATCAAGCAGTTGGATGTCCATATAGATATCCTCATTGACGGGACGCTTCTGGTGACCGAAAAATACCTGATCGATTTTTATCAGCCTTATCACGGGTTTTTCAGGTGTATTCCGTTAAAGGGCGAATGGCGGACGTTTATTAACGGGAGCGATATCAACTTCCCGTGGAGCCTGAAAATCAGCGATGTCGAATCGACGGATAATATCAAGAAGTATATCTACATGGACACTCTTTATATCCGTTTATTGAGTCTCAAACATGAAAACTACGGGAATGAAAAGGAATTTACTCTGACCTACCGGGTTCAGGGGGCGATCAACTTCGAGAACGATAATTATGACGAGCTGATCTGGAGTCTTTTCGGCGATAAGTGGCCGGTTTGGATAGACAAGGTAGATTTGACCGTAACGCTTCCCCCGGTTCAGACTGCGTCGACGATTGAGAAACATGTGATATTATATCTGGAGGATAAAAAGATCAAGGAAACCAAGGGCAGTTTAATCGGGAACGAGCTGGCCTATCAGCATTCAA
This region of Brevinematales bacterium genomic DNA includes:
- a CDS encoding type II secretion system protein, whose amino-acid sequence is MPRRRKAFTLIEMLVTLTVFSLSMVTIVNLLTTSIKIMDRITGGDNSKTSAVILTKLLDNTFKNSYNIKNTTNQIYLIDTFDDKTMQLVLKEKSVLFADYKDGKLLNTRLFKIDSATSIAGEVVETGGRKGFRLTIEFAYGKITRLFVLGYKKK
- a CDS encoding prepilin-type N-terminal cleavage/methylation domain-containing protein, with the protein product MKKHEGSPRLEAFTLLEMLIVLTIIGILMAVGMVSYGKMQEMTNKKNVEIEMKNINVAIVTYKSDFGSPPQTVEELYRANIIQKELMTDIWGSDYLLEYQPGSYSVKIISAGPDKKMKTQDDIVSEGNI
- the pilM gene encoding pilus assembly protein PilM, giving the protein MLSKLIRMILEYLGILKVIIDIGNEEIRIIEAIKFLVYFRIISIKSEKVYDVDQFSFIIERFLEKNTTHKIRRINLTLSSTSIIPLFFSFPGIPKSKIESAVLWEIERNIPLPLEEAYFSYKTISEVVEDGKKVWNIMAVIAKKDEIDKYLSTFRGLNIIVEDISYLPINILSAIKLGGSENAVGYVYICDHSIELIIILKNKIINFAHYIGDFQNINQITLRNIVEYYASFIKKRIAFLERIIVISKHEMVSADISESLFDSLNILTLPATHDDFLSIFDKSAYDKSIYDLIGFANQSYLNLQITNQNIRNMHIKDVALRVAFMAFLILDFFSIALFPAILISQQSFNLIKIAKESTIPINEIPDPQVREMAEKLKEVQELKMLKDKHVELVRKINDIKTTGIVSSSLKVILNELCRKIPGEVWLKKLSMQNNGGEITGYSLTSEGLENFIFALVNSHVVQKVVLKSADLIKTKSSTLIKFVVTFGANP
- a CDS encoding DUF2207 domain-containing protein is translated as MKHIRLLALIIFFIIPAYSESAETTSAGFAIKQLDVHIDILIDGTLLVTEKYLIDFYQPYHGFFRCIPLKGEWRTFINGSDINFPWSLKISDVESTDNIKKYIYMDTLYIRLLSLKHENYGNEKEFTLTYRVQGAINFENDNYDELIWSLFGDKWPVWIDKVDLTVTLPPVQTASTIEKHVILYLEDKKIKETKGSLIGNELAYQHSIPVQPLGKILLFIKWKKGIIFND
- a CDS encoding type II secretion system protein; the encoded protein is MKEIFNKKRFRGFTLIETLVSLSIISVTILTVLSIYASMSSLIQYDRITESAVSQANNYLAQVYLAPDLKTALFDNSELSNLYYAQVFPVKFRAKETKIDDQITMLVNKKVERLNPLLVYVGIEMLIKREGSNMKPKSYWVETTFSEVFMNRIK